Proteins encoded together in one Argiope bruennichi chromosome 1, qqArgBrue1.1, whole genome shotgun sequence window:
- the LOC129972379 gene encoding adenosine kinase-like isoform X2, whose translation MSEVCLVFIGSPLLDIYAERDETLLKKFGLQKDGCLRADEGHDLLFRDLFLSPDSHLSAGGSALNAARIAKWAMRPKGQVAFIGCVGCDEYGEWLRDQLMSEDVIPLFVKEPKAKTGVCACLTFDGMRSMCTRHGASAKFSKEHLYLEHIYSKVKTAHCIFIVGYFVGHSPDVVLDLAENCSPSQVFSLSLSAEYICREYSEALTKVMPRVDVLFGNEVEVKAFATALCGDRNIEVEEAIRVIKQLPRSRTLQPRIIIVTRGSEPVFVDDGNDNLRVFDVPKDVPVVDSVGCGDALAGAFLASYVVNRGIDSSVKVGIDAAAKIAQVHGCNPLAI comes from the exons ATG AGTGAAGTGTGCCTTGTCTTCATAGGAAGTCCACTTCTGGACATCTACGCTGAAAGGGATGAAACGCTGTTGAAAAAGTTTGGATTGCAGAAGGATGGCTGCTTGAGGGCAGATGAAGGTCATGACCTTCTCTTCCGGGATCTTTTCCTCAGTCCAGATTCCCACCTGTCAGCAGGGGGATCCGCGCTTAATGCTGCTCGGATCGCTAAATGGGCAATGCGACCCAAAGGACAAGTGGCTTTCATAG GTTGCGTTGGATGTGATGAATATGGAGAATGGTTGAGGGACCAACTCATGTCGGAAGACGTCATTCCTCTTTTTGTAAAAGAGCCCAAAGCGAAAACAGGTGTGTGTGCATGCTTGACATTCGATGGAATGCGTTCCATGTGCACAAGGCATGGGGCTTCAGCAAAGTTCTCCAAAGAACATTTATATCTGGAACATATCTATAGTAAAGTGAAGACAGCGCATTGCATTTTTATCGTTGGGTATTTCGTTGGTCACTCTCCTGATGTAGTTCTAGATTTAGCAGAAAATTGTTCGCCATCTCag GTCTTCTCTCTAAGCCTGTCTGCTGAGTATATTTGCCGAGAATACTCCGAGGCCCTGACGAAGGTGATGCCTCGGGTGGACGTTCTCTTCGGCAACGAGGTCGAGGTGAAGGCCTTCGCAACAGCCTTGTGTGGGGACCGCAATATCGAAG TTGAAGAAGCTATCCGAGTCATAAAGCAGCTACCGAGGTCCAGAACTCTTCAGCCTCGTATTATCATAGTCACACGAGGTTCAGAACCAGTTTTTGTGGATGATGGTAACGATAATCTTCGTGTCTTCGATGTGCCAAAGGATGTGCCAGTTGTGGACAGTGTTGGATGTGGAGATGCACTGGCAGGAGCGTTTCTGGCCAGTTATGTGGTTAACCGAGGCATAGACTCGTCTGTAAAAGTTGGTATTGACGCCGCTGCGAAGATTGCTCAAGTGCACGGTTGCAATCCACTAGCTATTTAG
- the LOC129972379 gene encoding adenosine kinase-like isoform X3 has protein sequence MRPKGQVAFIGCVGCDEYGEWLRDQLMSEDVIPLFVKEPKAKTGVCACLTFDGMRSMCTRHGASAKFSKEHLYLEHIYSKVKTAHCIFIVGYFVGHSPDVVLDLAENCSPSQVFSLSLSAEYICREYSEALTKVMPRVDVLFGNEVEVKAFATALCGDRNIEAVEEAIRVIKQLPRSRTLQPRIIIVTRGSEPVFVDDGNDNLRVFDVPKDVPVVDSVGCGDALAGAFLASYVVNRGIDSSVKVGIDAAAKIAQVHGCNPLAI, from the exons ATGCGACCCAAAGGACAAGTGGCTTTCATAG GTTGCGTTGGATGTGATGAATATGGAGAATGGTTGAGGGACCAACTCATGTCGGAAGACGTCATTCCTCTTTTTGTAAAAGAGCCCAAAGCGAAAACAGGTGTGTGTGCATGCTTGACATTCGATGGAATGCGTTCCATGTGCACAAGGCATGGGGCTTCAGCAAAGTTCTCCAAAGAACATTTATATCTGGAACATATCTATAGTAAAGTGAAGACAGCGCATTGCATTTTTATCGTTGGGTATTTCGTTGGTCACTCTCCTGATGTAGTTCTAGATTTAGCAGAAAATTGTTCGCCATCTCag GTCTTCTCTCTAAGCCTGTCTGCTGAGTATATTTGCCGAGAATACTCCGAGGCCCTGACGAAGGTGATGCCTCGGGTGGACGTTCTCTTCGGCAACGAGGTCGAGGTGAAGGCCTTCGCAACAGCCTTGTGTGGGGACCGCAATATCGAAG CAGTTGAAGAAGCTATCCGAGTCATAAAGCAGCTACCGAGGTCCAGAACTCTTCAGCCTCGTATTATCATAGTCACACGAGGTTCAGAACCAGTTTTTGTGGATGATGGTAACGATAATCTTCGTGTCTTCGATGTGCCAAAGGATGTGCCAGTTGTGGACAGTGTTGGATGTGGAGATGCACTGGCAGGAGCGTTTCTGGCCAGTTATGTGGTTAACCGAGGCATAGACTCGTCTGTAAAAGTTGGTATTGACGCCGCTGCGAAGATTGCTCAAGTGCACGGTTGCAATCCACTAGCTATTTAG
- the LOC129972379 gene encoding adenosine kinase-like isoform X1, translating to MSEVCLVFIGSPLLDIYAERDETLLKKFGLQKDGCLRADEGHDLLFRDLFLSPDSHLSAGGSALNAARIAKWAMRPKGQVAFIGCVGCDEYGEWLRDQLMSEDVIPLFVKEPKAKTGVCACLTFDGMRSMCTRHGASAKFSKEHLYLEHIYSKVKTAHCIFIVGYFVGHSPDVVLDLAENCSPSQVFSLSLSAEYICREYSEALTKVMPRVDVLFGNEVEVKAFATALCGDRNIEAVEEAIRVIKQLPRSRTLQPRIIIVTRGSEPVFVDDGNDNLRVFDVPKDVPVVDSVGCGDALAGAFLASYVVNRGIDSSVKVGIDAAAKIAQVHGCNPLAI from the exons ATG AGTGAAGTGTGCCTTGTCTTCATAGGAAGTCCACTTCTGGACATCTACGCTGAAAGGGATGAAACGCTGTTGAAAAAGTTTGGATTGCAGAAGGATGGCTGCTTGAGGGCAGATGAAGGTCATGACCTTCTCTTCCGGGATCTTTTCCTCAGTCCAGATTCCCACCTGTCAGCAGGGGGATCCGCGCTTAATGCTGCTCGGATCGCTAAATGGGCAATGCGACCCAAAGGACAAGTGGCTTTCATAG GTTGCGTTGGATGTGATGAATATGGAGAATGGTTGAGGGACCAACTCATGTCGGAAGACGTCATTCCTCTTTTTGTAAAAGAGCCCAAAGCGAAAACAGGTGTGTGTGCATGCTTGACATTCGATGGAATGCGTTCCATGTGCACAAGGCATGGGGCTTCAGCAAAGTTCTCCAAAGAACATTTATATCTGGAACATATCTATAGTAAAGTGAAGACAGCGCATTGCATTTTTATCGTTGGGTATTTCGTTGGTCACTCTCCTGATGTAGTTCTAGATTTAGCAGAAAATTGTTCGCCATCTCag GTCTTCTCTCTAAGCCTGTCTGCTGAGTATATTTGCCGAGAATACTCCGAGGCCCTGACGAAGGTGATGCCTCGGGTGGACGTTCTCTTCGGCAACGAGGTCGAGGTGAAGGCCTTCGCAACAGCCTTGTGTGGGGACCGCAATATCGAAG CAGTTGAAGAAGCTATCCGAGTCATAAAGCAGCTACCGAGGTCCAGAACTCTTCAGCCTCGTATTATCATAGTCACACGAGGTTCAGAACCAGTTTTTGTGGATGATGGTAACGATAATCTTCGTGTCTTCGATGTGCCAAAGGATGTGCCAGTTGTGGACAGTGTTGGATGTGGAGATGCACTGGCAGGAGCGTTTCTGGCCAGTTATGTGGTTAACCGAGGCATAGACTCGTCTGTAAAAGTTGGTATTGACGCCGCTGCGAAGATTGCTCAAGTGCACGGTTGCAATCCACTAGCTATTTAG